CGTGAACATCCAGTGCCTGCCGCCGACGGCGGACTGCCGCACCGCGGGGATGTCCACCTGGTCGGTGGGGTGGGCGGCGTTCCACTCGGCGGCGGCCTGCTGGATCAGCGGCCACAGCGCCATCAGGTCCAGGTCGGCCGCGTCGAACTGGGCGGAGAGCTGGAGCCGGTAGCTGTCGCCGGGCATGAGCCGCACGGTCAGCAGGCGCGTGGACTCGCTCCAGGTCCAGCCGGGCGTGCCCTGCTGGAGCCGGATGCGGAAGCCCTTGGCGGCGGGCCAGGTGGTCTGGTCGACCGCGGTGATCGTGGTGGACGTGGTGGAGCCGGGCAGGCCGCGCACCAGGATCCGCCTGGCCAGCGGCTCGGGCAGGTAGGGCACGGCGAGCTGGTCGGTGTCGTAGTACCAGTGCCGGTCCGCGGGTGCGGGTAGGGCGCGGGCCGAGGTGTCCTGCTCCAGCACGGCGGCGTCGCGGGCGACCAGCTCGGCGTAGCGGGCGGCGTTCATCGGCCGGCCCGCGGTGCCCTGGTCGAGCAGGCCGTGCTGCTCGGCGACCTGCACGCTGGTGCGCGGTGGCAGCACGTGCCGGTCGGCGGCGCCCACCGCGGTGTCGCTGCCGGTGTTGCCGCGCAGCGCCACCACCTCCAGCGACTCGGCTTCGCCGGGCGACGAGCGCAGCAGCACCTCCGGGGCGGCCACCGGCTCGAACCGGCGGAAGGTCTCCGCCGCGGTGCTCAGCGCCGGGTCGGTGACGGCGTCGGCCTGCTCGGAGGTCAGCGAATTGCCCGCGATGTCCACCGCCCGCGCCCGCATCCGGTACCGCCTGCCGAACCGCAGCCGCGGCAGCGCGCGGGCGCCGAAGCGCGTGCGGAGCGGGAAGTTCGCGTCAAGCGGCTCCTCGGCGTCGTCGAGGCCGTTGTCCTCGGTCAGCGCCTTGCCGGGGCGCTCGGCGGCCAGGCTCCAGCCCCCCCAGTGCACCAGCGACTCCTGCAGGTACAGGTCCTCGTCGCCGGTGGTGCCGGAGGTCGTCGGCGCGGTCTGCGCCGCCGTCTCCTCCAGCACCTTCACCTCCTCGTTGCCGGACCGCACGAACACGTACGCGCCGTCGCGCCACATCAGGGAGAACCATTGCCCGGCGGTCTCGTCGCGCACGTCCCACCGGTAGCCGCGGACGACGTCGTCGGCGTCGAGCGCGATCTCGTCGGTGATCTTGTCGCCGCCCGCGGTGAACGCCGAGTCGTTGACCGCGCGGTTCCGCTCGATCTTGCGGGCGAGCCGGGCCGCGCGCGACAGCCTGCCCACCGAGAACCCGGTGGTGCGCAGCACCGGCAGCGCCTGCTCGTCCGGCGTGCTCGTGCTGCGCTTGCGGACCTGGCCGCCGCGCTCGACGCGCAGCCGGGTCACCGTGTCGGCGAACTGGCGCACGGCCAGCGCCGCGCTGTCCGGGTCCACCTGCACCACCGCGAACCGGTCGGTGTCACCGACCCGCAGCAGGCCGTCGCGCAGGTCGCTGTCGCCGTCGAGCGGGACCGCGCCGAACACGTGCCCGCTTGCCCCCTTGCCGATCCGGCAGCGCATCGTGGGCCGCACGTGCACCGCGGCCGCGGTGCCCAGCTTCGGCACGAGGTCGGTGACCAGGCGCACGCGGGTGATCCGCTCGTTGCCGCGCACCAGGTTCAGCACCAGCGGGTCGGTGGACTCGAAGTCCAGCACCAGCCCGAGCAGCCGTTGCAGCAGGTTGTGCTCGCGGGTCATCGCGACCACCTGGTGGAAGTCCGGCTTGGGCGCGGGCAGCGGCGGCAGATCGCCGACCACGGCGTCGCGCCTGCGGTGGAAGCGCTCGGCCTGGAGGAAGGTCAGGGCCATCCCGTCGGCGGTGCCGGCGTCGCCGGGGCGGAACGGCACCGCCCACTGGGCCGGGTCCTGCGAGCCGGGGTTCAGCAGGGCCTCCAGTTGGTCGCGCAGCACCCGCTTGCGCTCCCAGCCGGGCTTGACGCGGTCGCTGTCCAGTTCGAACCCGACGGGCCCGAACGCGTCGGCCGCGGTCAGCTCGTCCAGCGTCGGTGCCCGCTCGGGCGAGCGGGCACCGAACCGGCCGTAGCGCTGGTTGACGAAGTCGCGCACGTGCCGGGTCGGGTAGGAGCGGATGCGCCGGCGGGCGAACCTGGTCAGCGCGTGCCCGTCGACGGGCGAGGTGCCGGTGAACAGCGCCGTCCAACGCCTGCTCTCCGGGGTGGACACGCGCCGGGCGACGGCGCGCACCGGTCCGCCGGTGGCCGGGTCGGTGACGTCGGGGAACTCCAGCCGGAACGTCGCCCCGGCGACCCGCGCCGGCCAGTCGGTCCAGTCCGGGAACCCGGCCAGCACGCCGGGCGCGGGGTCGGGCAGCAGTCGCGGCGCGACGTGCACGGAGAACCGGACCACGTCCAGCGCCGGGGTTACCCCGTTGGGCAGGACGGTCCAGGTGATGGTCTGCTTGCTCATGATCATGCCCCCACGGGTGCGAACGCGGCGCAGTACTCGGTCCAGTCCTGCTGGGTGAAGGCCGCGCCGAACGGGTGCGACGGCACCTCCGGCGCGGCGGCCAAGGCCGCGCGGTCCCGGCCGGACGTGCCCCGGGCGGCGGGCGCGGCGGTCTTGGCCAGCTCGCGGCGGGTGCGGACGGTGAAGGTCTCGCTGAACAGCCACACCTCGATCGAGACGGTCACGCTCGCCTCGCCGACGAGCACCGAACTGCCGTCGGCCTTCTCCTGGTAGGTCAGGCCCAGGTAGAACTCCACCGACACCTTGACCAGGCCGAGGAACCGCAGGCTGCCGCGCAGCCGCAGGAACGCGGTCAGGCCGACCTGCTGGCGCACCACCTCCGCGCCGTTCTCGACGACCTTGACCCGTTCCAGCACGTAGCAGATGCCGCCGACGGCCTCGACCCCGCCGCTGGCGACGCCGACGTCCAGTGAGAGCGCCGCGCCGAAGGTGAAGCCGACCTCCAGCCGCTCCAGGCCGTCGGCGCCCAGCGCGATGCCCGCGTAACCGCCGCCGGTGAACCAGGAGATGCGCAGGTTGAACGGTCGGTCGCGGGTGTTCAGGTCGAAGGTGACCCGCACGGCGCTGCCGTCGAACGGCACCGCCACGGCCGCGTGCACCACCAGTTCCTTGAGCTCGAACACGCCCAGCGCGACGGTGGGCACCGCGAACCGCAGCCCGGCCTGGACGCCCCCGCTGCCGACCGCGATGTCCACCTTTCCGCCCAGGAACGAGCACATCTCGGCCAGTTCCTCGACGAACTTGAAGGCGTTGTGGAAGCTGACCTCCCGAATCCGGCAGTCCACGGTCGTCTTGGCGCCGGTGGCCTGGGTGAACCGCAGGTTGTCGAACACCAGCGAGATCACCCGCCACCTGCCCTGCTTGCCGAACAGGTGCAGGGCGAAGTCGCGGACCTCGCCGTGCACCCGGTAGGAGGCGTCGACGCCGGCCTTGTCCGGGCTGGTGTGGACGGCGAGCACGGTGAGCGTCCTGGCCGACGGCTCGCTCGTGGGCAGCGGCAGAGGCTCGAACACCGGCAGCTGCTTGGGGCCCGCCTCCACCTTCGGGGTCCAGATCACCGTCCACTCGCTGGCGGAGATGTCCTCCCGGTAGCGGTGGTTCAGCGTCGGCGCGGCGTCCGGGTTGGTGGTGTTGGGGTCGAAGACGGGCAGCAGGTCCTTGATCGGGATGCCGCCGAGGACCTTCGCCTTGTCCACGTCGCCGAACATCTGCGCCGGGTCGTAGAGCTCCTTGGCCACCTGGATCGGGTCGGCGGTGATCGGCCCCTTGGGCGCGGAAAGCCCGCGGATGGCGCCGCCGGGCGTGGCGACGCCGCCGGTGGCGGCGGCGGAGAAGTCCAGCGCGGGCGGTGACGCGGACGGGTGCACGGTCAGGTAGACCCCGCCGCGGTTGAGCGCGTGGTCGATGCCGTTGGTCAGGTAGACCGAGGCGTACTCGAACGCCGTGGCGGCCACCGACCCGCCGGTCAGCGCGGCGACCTCGGGCAGCCGCAGCACGGCCCGCTCCAGGTGCGGGTAGAACGGGGCCTTGCCCGCAGCCAGCAGCGCCGCCCGGTCCCCGAGGGCGGCCTCGGAGTTGAGCACGAGCCGGTCGGCGTTGGCCGTGGTGCTGCCCATCGGGTTCGGGCCGCGCGACGCCAGGGCGATCCGCCGGCCGCCGGTGTCGACGGAGCGCACGGCGACCGCGTCGGGGCTCGTGGAGGTGTTGTAGGCGGTCTGTATCGCGTTCAGCAGGGTGGTCGACCCGGCGGCCGTGGCGTCGGGCACGAACACCACCGGCGCGGTGAAGTCGACCTCGTGCCCGTCGTGGTCGGTGCCGCGCAGGTGGAAGGCGAACGGCGTGCCCGGCGCGCCGGCGACCCGCGGCACGAACGAGTTCACCGCGCCGCCGGGGTTGGCGAAGTCGATCCGGTCGGTGGTCAGCGGCGGGGTGGCGCGGGTGAGCACGCGGACCGCGGTGAAGGGCAGTTTGCGCCCCGCGCGCGGCATCGCACCGTCGCCCTGGTAGGTGCGCACCGGCTGCTGCACCACGACGTACTCCGTGCGGCGCAGGTAGGCGTACCAGGGGCCGGGGCTGCCGTCGGGGTTGGGGCGGCGCGCGACCTGCCGCTCGGCGACCTGCACCAGCGCGGCGCGGTGGCCGTAGGGGAACAGGAAGCCCGCGTTCTGGGTGCGCACGAAGTGGTCGCGGCCCCAGGTGGTGCGGTGCTGCCAGCCGCGCAGGTCCAGCGCGGCGTTGGCCGGGTAGTTCCACCTGGCGTCGGCGTCGAGGGTGGCTCCCAGGCTGCTCAACGTCAGCTCGGCCACGTCGATCGGCTTGGGCAGCGACGCGTCGAGTCCGGCGCGCAGGGTCGGGTCGCTCGACAGCCGCACGATCGAGAACCGCTGCTTCGCGGTGAGCAGGTGGTCGACGTCGTCGGTGTTGCCGGTGGGCACGGACGATGGGTTCTGCGCCCACGTCGCCATCTGCGGGTCGGTGAGCCAGACGGCCCGGACCGTGCGGCCCTCGGCGTGGTCGTCGACCTCGCCGCCCGCGGTCCGGGCGCCCATGCGGGTGTGCCACAGCTCGGTCCACCCGTTGCGGGTCACCGGGGTGGTGGAGTGGTCCCAGCCCTCGTTCTCGTTCGGCGACAGCACGACCCGCCAGGGCAGCTCCAGCGCGGTCTGCGTGTCGGTCGGGGCCACCAGCGCCGAGGTGGTCTGGGTGGTCGCGGTCGGCGCCAGGCGCGGCGTGAAACCGGTCCACCCCAGCAGCGCGTCGAGCGTGGCGGCCATCGGCAGCGCGGCGGTGATGTCGAAGGCCAGCCGGCTGGGGCCGGACACCCGGGTGGGCAGCGGCAGGTCGCCCAGCCGCAGCGGGTCGGTCAGCAGCCGCTCCAGCACCGCCTGCGGCGGGAAGTGCACCACCAGGTACGCGCTGCCGGCGGTGACCCTGCGCAGCTCCGCCCCGCCCGCCGTCTGCACCACGTCGGCGTTGAACAGGTCCACGCGCAGGTTGAGCGAGTCCTCGCGGCGGCGCAGGTGCAGGGTCCGGGTGGCGTTGGCGGCCAGGGCGAGGTCCCGCTCCGCGCCGGGTGGCCCGCCCGACGGGACGACCGCGAGCACCAGGCCGCCGGCGCCCGTCAGGTACAGGAACCGGCGTCGGCTGACGATCCGGTTCGGCTCGTCCTGCGGCGACAGGTCGTTCTCGCTCATCGCTCGTCCTCTCGAGTCCGGTGGGGTGGGCTGGTCGAGCGTCGTGCCCGCCCGCCGGTGACCGGCAGGTCCACTTCGGCGCGGCCTGCGCAGGACCACTGGGGGCGGGCACGGGACTCGGGGCTCGGGGCTCGGGGGAGCGGCCCGGGCCGGCCGGGGGCGGCTCAGAGGGTGGGCGAGATCTTCATGCTCCAGTCGGCGTACGGGGTCATGGTGTTGACGAAGTTGAGGTCGCCGTAGGCCCAGTCGGCCCACGCGTTGGTGTCGGTCACCCAGGGCGACTCGCAGTGCAGGGTGTTGCCCGGCTGGAGGTTCATCGGCGCGTTCAGGCACTGGATCGGCCAGCCCTCGACACTGGTGCCGACCTCCAGCTTGTTGATGGTGACCGCGCCGAACGACTGGCTGTTGGTCACCCAGTACTGGGCGCGCTTGGACGTGCCGCTGTACT
This region of Saccharothrix longispora genomic DNA includes:
- a CDS encoding twin-arginine translocation signal domain-containing protein — translated: MSENDLSPQDEPNRIVSRRRFLYLTGAGGLVLAVVPSGGPPGAERDLALAANATRTLHLRRREDSLNLRVDLFNADVVQTAGGAELRRVTAGSAYLVVHFPPQAVLERLLTDPLRLGDLPLPTRVSGPSRLAFDITAALPMAATLDALLGWTGFTPRLAPTATTQTTSALVAPTDTQTALELPWRVVLSPNENEGWDHSTTPVTRNGWTELWHTRMGARTAGGEVDDHAEGRTVRAVWLTDPQMATWAQNPSSVPTGNTDDVDHLLTAKQRFSIVRLSSDPTLRAGLDASLPKPIDVAELTLSSLGATLDADARWNYPANAALDLRGWQHRTTWGRDHFVRTQNAGFLFPYGHRAALVQVAERQVARRPNPDGSPGPWYAYLRRTEYVVVQQPVRTYQGDGAMPRAGRKLPFTAVRVLTRATPPLTTDRIDFANPGGAVNSFVPRVAGAPGTPFAFHLRGTDHDGHEVDFTAPVVFVPDATAAGSTTLLNAIQTAYNTSTSPDAVAVRSVDTGGRRIALASRGPNPMGSTTANADRLVLNSEAALGDRAALLAAGKAPFYPHLERAVLRLPEVAALTGGSVAATAFEYASVYLTNGIDHALNRGGVYLTVHPSASPPALDFSAAATGGVATPGGAIRGLSAPKGPITADPIQVAKELYDPAQMFGDVDKAKVLGGIPIKDLLPVFDPNTTNPDAAPTLNHRYREDISASEWTVIWTPKVEAGPKQLPVFEPLPLPTSEPSARTLTVLAVHTSPDKAGVDASYRVHGEVRDFALHLFGKQGRWRVISLVFDNLRFTQATGAKTTVDCRIREVSFHNAFKFVEELAEMCSFLGGKVDIAVGSGGVQAGLRFAVPTVALGVFELKELVVHAAVAVPFDGSAVRVTFDLNTRDRPFNLRISWFTGGGYAGIALGADGLERLEVGFTFGAALSLDVGVASGGVEAVGGICYVLERVKVVENGAEVVRQQVGLTAFLRLRGSLRFLGLVKVSVEFYLGLTYQEKADGSSVLVGEASVTVSIEVWLFSETFTVRTRRELAKTAAPAARGTSGRDRAALAAAPEVPSHPFGAAFTQQDWTEYCAAFAPVGA